The following proteins are co-located in the Gloeocapsa sp. PCC 7428 genome:
- a CDS encoding EutN/CcmL family microcompartment protein yields the protein MQIAKVRGNVVSTQKEPSLRGAKLLLLQLVDEEGQPLPKYEVAADNVGAGVDEWVLVSCGSAARIVQGNEQRPLDAVVVAIIDSVRIEDRLIYSKKDQYR from the coding sequence ATGCAAATTGCAAAAGTTCGTGGCAACGTAGTCAGCACTCAAAAAGAACCCAGTCTTCGCGGGGCAAAACTGCTTTTGTTACAACTCGTAGACGAAGAAGGGCAACCCTTACCAAAATACGAAGTTGCAGCAGACAACGTAGGTGCAGGAGTCGATGAGTGGGTATTGGTAAGTTGCGGTAGCGCCGCTCGCATTGTTCAAGGAAACGAGCAGCGCCCACTCGATGCTGTGGTGGTAGCGATTATTGACAGTGTTCGCATTGAAGATCGCCTTATTTACAGCAAGAAAGACCAATATCGATAA